In Geminocystis sp. NIES-3709, a single genomic region encodes these proteins:
- a CDS encoding HpsJ family protein — protein MKISSSFISLCLTLVGGILLISSLIDYLFLLFPLQFQDQNWQITITNSLVDRGIVPLMAISLLLIAWWINDNNSNQKTGQIIRLPVFIIASILGLIFLLLVPLHLSNINSVSSDLMAQITEKVGQQQAQIQGFVAQLDAIAKNPEQLKQEIAQRNQVIEAGGVIQGQKLEPQQLELITSQRDQLQQMLDLSQKPEALKAKLQEVEVRLQNELKEVENKEINKAKTIALKQSLRTSISSLMLSIAYIVIGWLGLQMILIKSKKATE, from the coding sequence ATGAAAATTAGTTCCAGTTTTATTAGTCTTTGCTTAACATTAGTTGGTGGTATCCTATTAATTTCATCTTTAATTGACTATCTTTTTTTACTTTTTCCCCTACAATTTCAAGATCAAAATTGGCAAATCACCATTACTAATAGTTTAGTCGATCGAGGTATTGTTCCTTTAATGGCAATTTCTTTATTATTGATAGCATGGTGGATTAACGATAATAATAGTAACCAAAAAACAGGACAAATAATTCGTCTTCCTGTGTTTATTATTGCCAGTATTTTAGGTTTAATTTTCTTATTATTAGTTCCCTTACATCTAAGTAATATTAACAGTGTTAGTAGTGACTTAATGGCTCAAATTACGGAAAAAGTTGGACAACAACAGGCACAAATACAAGGATTTGTTGCTCAATTAGATGCGATCGCAAAAAATCCTGAACAATTAAAACAGGAAATTGCCCAAAGAAATCAAGTCATCGAAGCCGGGGGAGTAATACAAGGTCAAAAACTTGAACCACAACAGCTAGAATTAATCACTAGCCAAAGAGATCAACTACAACAAATGTTAGATTTATCTCAAAAACCTGAAGCATTAAAAGCTAAATTACAAGAAGTAGAAGTTAGATTACAAAATGAACTTAAAGAAGTAGAAAATAAAGAAATCAACAAAGCAAAAACCATCGCTTTAAAACAAAGTTTACGGACTTCAATTAGTAGTTTAATGTTGTCGATCGCTTATATTGTTATTGGTTGGTTAGGATTACAAATGATCTTAATAAAAAGTAAAAAAGCTACAGAATAA
- a CDS encoding tetratricopeptide repeat protein, which translates to MFEKIKLAIDSENYDEAKEILTELFSENKNDLWIRYYQTLIVEKEGNLTEAEANYRQIVKDNIYPDPKLIKLIRDGIERIVKINIEKQKIKDQENKEIQEKKLQEFKSLENSADLAVLILEPVTLEQKKILAPKFAKIMDMDNYTATLQIPTRSLRLYKTGSLGELNYYQSELFQAEIPCFCHRIKNINNMKIYQAQYIISQEELEVNILCEDGNQEEITITFKWEEINNKVQGLIPIFEQTLHLDARRKPQKKISTLDYAKFYDLHFISQNLIVRFSDQFYKFDRGLEIATEGKTAKEKWQHIIDFFNTKIADKPLWSDFTLFAEGAVQFPEMLKQVSSHINLFRREETVWDEAFQLYSGLIFLQTNS; encoded by the coding sequence ATGTTTGAAAAAATTAAATTAGCTATAGATAGCGAAAATTATGACGAAGCTAAAGAAATTTTAACCGAATTATTCTCAGAAAATAAAAATGATTTATGGATCAGATATTATCAAACATTAATCGTAGAAAAAGAAGGTAATTTAACTGAAGCGGAAGCTAATTATCGACAAATTGTAAAAGATAATATATATCCCGATCCTAAACTAATTAAATTAATTCGTGATGGTATAGAAAGAATAGTAAAAATAAATATAGAAAAACAAAAAATTAAAGATCAGGAAAACAAAGAAATACAAGAAAAAAAACTTCAAGAATTTAAAAGCCTAGAAAATAGTGCAGATTTAGCAGTGTTGATTTTAGAACCAGTAACCCTTGAACAGAAAAAAATATTAGCACCTAAATTCGCTAAAATTATGGATATGGATAACTATACTGCCACTTTACAAATCCCTACTCGAAGTTTAAGACTTTATAAAACTGGTAGTTTAGGAGAATTAAATTATTATCAATCAGAGTTATTTCAGGCTGAAATTCCTTGTTTTTGTCATCGAATAAAAAATATCAATAATATGAAAATTTATCAAGCTCAATATATTATTAGCCAAGAAGAATTGGAAGTAAATATTTTATGTGAAGATGGTAATCAAGAAGAAATAACTATTACTTTTAAATGGGAGGAGATTAATAATAAAGTTCAAGGTTTAATTCCTATTTTTGAGCAAACGTTACATTTAGATGCAAGACGAAAACCTCAGAAAAAAATATCAACTCTTGACTATGCAAAGTTTTATGATTTACACTTCATCTCTCAAAATTTAATTGTAAGATTTAGTGATCAATTTTATAAATTCGATCGAGGCTTAGAAATAGCAACAGAAGGGAAAACAGCGAAAGAAAAATGGCAACATATAATTGATTTTTTTAATACTAAAATAGCTGATAAACCCTTATGGTCTGACTTTACGTTATTTGCTGAAGGGGCAGTCCAATTTCCAGAAATGTTAAAACAAGTAAGCTCTCATATTAATCTTTTTCGCAGAGAAGAAACTGTCTGGGATGAAGCATTTCAACTTTATAGTGGTTTAATCTTCTTACAAACAAATTCATAA
- a CDS encoding DMT family transporter, translating to MKVISSIQKNLTTLPPSIYLAIAVLIFAASNSVISKLIEIGNYHLVNGQNPISSCNVLFVGNICALALMFLLFHQDCKPTTVKTLTRQDWISLTITGILSGAIAPWLIFTALEKTNVTNIVLIGRIEPILILALSVWLFDSPVNFWTIGGSFISLLGVIITALLGSSGEIMIMGKFQIGIGEILVAIAAIISSISTVMGKLQLKSIPIGIFMIYRNILGTVIFFLLANILYGVQHFGQVFSPFLWQWMLVYAGVIVVIGQLCWLVGLKNATSTQLNLSNLLNPIAAIFMAYLILGEVPTMAQYFGGSLLFVGVILSFMGNLHQPKPTPRNAMETPMGFKGV from the coding sequence ATGAAAGTTATTAGTAGCATACAGAAAAATTTAACTACACTTCCCCCATCCATCTATCTTGCCATTGCTGTCTTAATTTTTGCGGCTTCCAACTCCGTCATCAGTAAACTTATTGAGATTGGCAACTATCACCTAGTCAATGGTCAAAATCCGATTTCATCCTGTAATGTTTTATTTGTCGGTAATATTTGTGCCTTGGCATTGATGTTTCTTCTTTTTCATCAAGATTGCAAACCCACTACTGTCAAAACTTTAACTCGTCAAGATTGGATTAGTTTAACAATCACAGGTATTTTATCAGGAGCGATCGCTCCTTGGTTAATTTTTACCGCTCTTGAAAAAACTAATGTCACTAATATCGTTTTAATTGGGCGTATAGAACCTATTTTAATTCTTGCATTGAGTGTTTGGTTATTCGATTCACCGGTTAATTTCTGGACAATAGGAGGATCTTTTATTTCCTTGCTAGGAGTGATAATAACTGCATTGTTAGGAAGTTCTGGAGAGATTATGATAATGGGAAAATTTCAAATCGGCATCGGCGAAATTTTAGTGGCGATCGCAGCGATTATTAGTTCTATTTCTACAGTTATGGGCAAATTACAATTAAAATCCATTCCGATAGGTATTTTTATGATTTATCGTAATATACTAGGCACAGTAATTTTTTTTCTTTTAGCAAATATTCTTTACGGGGTACAACATTTTGGTCAAGTATTTTCCCCTTTTCTTTGGCAATGGATGTTAGTTTATGCTGGAGTTATTGTTGTAATCGGTCAATTATGTTGGTTAGTAGGTTTAAAGAATGCCACCTCAACGCAACTTAACTTATCTAATTTATTAAATCCGATCGCCGCTATTTTCATGGCTTATTTAATTTTAGGAGAAGTTCCAACTATGGCTCAATATTTTGGGGGAAGTTTATTGTTCGTCGGAGTTATATTAAGTTTTATGGGCAATTTACATCAACCTAAACCTACTCCACGTAACGCAATGGAAACGCCTATGGGTTTTAAAGGAGTTTAG
- a CDS encoding cupin domain-containing protein gives MNTRIFALQNYTLSNDQNATVTEITQTENSSIAVWCVKPGQMIQPHYHPDGQDTWVMMKGTLTYYLGDGQSQNLNAGEVALAGKNQIHGAINDSNEDAVFVSIYSAPHIGYEKALP, from the coding sequence ATGAATACAAGAATTTTTGCTTTACAAAATTATACTCTTTCCAATGATCAAAACGCTACAGTAACTGAAATTACTCAGACGGAAAACTCTAGCATTGCTGTGTGGTGTGTTAAACCAGGACAAATGATTCAACCTCATTATCACCCGGATGGACAAGATACTTGGGTTATGATGAAAGGTACTTTAACCTATTATTTAGGTGATGGTCAAAGCCAAAATTTGAATGCGGGTGAAGTTGCTTTAGCCGGAAAAAATCAGATTCATGGAGCGATTAATGATAGTAATGAAGATGCTGTATTTGTATCTATTTATTCAGCCCCCCACATTGGCTACGAGAAAGCATTACCTTAA
- a CDS encoding 16S rRNA (uracil(1498)-N(3))-methyltransferase — translation MLYRVIINSTQKEDTLIHLLSDQEHYLRRVVRLNDGQDFIALDGKGNSWQVKLTPHGGQIINCLHENRELFSRVTLMVALPKGNGFEDIIRCATELGVNSLQPVITDRTILKPKENKLERWRKIAMEAAEQSERQIVPYISPPIPIKKALSHFGSVDISKYIAVARTNASHLLDFLLQDLSAQEIVIATGCEGGWTTEEVKSAIETGFQEISLGKRILRAVTAPIMVMALIAAVDETKHLSENLVNK, via the coding sequence TTGCTGTATCGTGTAATTATTAATTCCACTCAAAAAGAAGATACTCTTATTCATCTATTGTCAGATCAAGAACATTATTTGCGTCGAGTCGTAAGATTGAATGATGGACAAGATTTTATTGCCTTAGATGGTAAAGGTAATAGTTGGCAGGTAAAATTAACCCCTCATGGCGGACAAATAATTAATTGTCTTCATGAAAATCGAGAGTTATTTTCTAGGGTAACTTTAATGGTGGCATTGCCTAAAGGTAATGGTTTTGAGGATATTATTCGTTGTGCGACTGAATTAGGAGTAAACTCATTACAACCAGTAATCACCGATCGAACAATCTTAAAACCAAAGGAGAATAAATTAGAAAGATGGCGTAAAATTGCCATGGAGGCGGCCGAACAATCAGAACGTCAAATAGTACCTTATATTTCTCCTCCAATACCAATTAAAAAAGCATTATCCCATTTTGGTAGTGTTGATATATCTAAATATATCGCTGTTGCTCGTACCAACGCTTCCCATTTACTCGATTTTCTTCTACAAGATTTATCGGCTCAAGAAATCGTTATTGCCACTGGATGCGAAGGTGGTTGGACAACAGAAGAAGTAAAAAGTGCGATCGAAACAGGCTTTCAAGAAATATCATTAGGGAAAAGAATACTAAGAGCTGTTACCGCACCGATTATGGTAATGGCATTAATTGCTGCCGTTGATGAAACAAAACACTTAAGTGAGAATCTCGTAAATAAATAA
- a CDS encoding RrF2 family transcriptional regulator — protein sequence MKLTTKGYYAVKALLDLSLQSHHQPTSVNTIANRQNLPAPYLEKILIKIRQAGLIKSVRGSQGGYILALSPENISLGDILIAVGDKVEPLSFDNFNHESPEDWVTMTLWQRLNQKLKEAIFSITLADLYYDARSRQASQGEQNNFII from the coding sequence ATGAAGTTAACAACAAAAGGTTATTATGCCGTCAAAGCATTATTAGATTTGAGTCTTCAATCTCATCATCAGCCTACTTCTGTAAATACGATCGCAAACCGTCAAAATTTACCGGCACCTTATCTGGAAAAAATTTTAATCAAAATTCGTCAGGCAGGATTAATTAAATCAGTTCGAGGATCTCAAGGAGGTTATATATTAGCATTATCACCTGAAAATATTTCTTTAGGAGATATTTTGATCGCCGTCGGGGATAAAGTGGAGCCTCTTTCTTTTGACAATTTTAACCATGAATCCCCAGAAGATTGGGTAACAATGACTTTGTGGCAACGCTTAAATCAGAAGTTAAAAGAAGCTATTTTTAGTATTACTTTAGCCGATTTATATTATGATGCTCGTAGTCGTCAAGCCTCTCAAGGAGAACAAAATAATTTTATTATTTAG
- a CDS encoding glutamate synthase subunit beta — MGKPTGFLEFIRELPVDKDPLERIQNWDEFHLHLPEERLRNQGARCMDCGTPFCHTGELISGMASGCPINNLIPEWNDLIYRGLWKEALDRLHKTNNFPEFTGRVCPAPCEGSCVLGINNPPVTIKNIECSIIDHGWDQGWITPQPPEKRTGKKIAVVGSGPAGLSAAAQLNKAGHTVTVYEKDDRPGGLLMYGIPNMKLDKEKVVMRRIRVLEEEGVKFVCNTSIGKDISAHTLVQENDAIILAIGAGKPRDLPIEGRSLKGIYFAMDFLTANTKTVLNGNKDGLISAEGKDVVIIGGGDTGTDCVGTSVRHGCNSVTQLEIMPQPPEVRAKNNPWPEYPKVYRLDYGQEEAAAKFGNDPRVYTTTATKFEGDEEGNVIAVHTVEVEWARDDQGRFIPNPIKGTEKRLPAQLVLLAMGFLGPEQFLLEQMGLEKDNRSNIKAEYGEYATSIPNVFAAGDCRRGQSLVVWAFNEGREVARECDRFLMGYSDLP, encoded by the coding sequence ATGGGAAAACCCACAGGATTTTTAGAATTTATAAGAGAATTACCCGTTGATAAAGATCCCCTTGAAAGAATTCAGAATTGGGACGAATTTCATTTACACCTACCAGAAGAAAGACTCCGTAATCAAGGAGCAAGATGTATGGACTGTGGTACGCCATTCTGTCATACAGGAGAACTTATTAGTGGTATGGCTAGTGGTTGTCCCATTAATAACCTAATCCCTGAATGGAATGATCTTATCTATAGAGGATTGTGGAAAGAAGCACTCGATCGACTTCATAAAACAAACAACTTTCCTGAATTTACTGGTAGAGTCTGTCCTGCTCCCTGTGAGGGTTCTTGCGTACTAGGTATTAATAATCCTCCTGTTACTATCAAAAATATAGAATGTTCCATTATTGATCATGGGTGGGATCAAGGTTGGATTACTCCTCAACCTCCCGAAAAACGCACCGGGAAAAAAATTGCTGTAGTAGGATCTGGCCCTGCTGGACTTTCCGCCGCCGCCCAACTTAACAAGGCTGGCCATACTGTCACCGTTTATGAAAAAGACGATCGACCGGGTGGACTTTTAATGTATGGTATTCCTAATATGAAACTAGACAAAGAAAAAGTGGTCATGCGTCGTATTCGAGTATTGGAAGAAGAAGGAGTTAAATTTGTCTGTAATACTTCGATCGGGAAAGACATTTCGGCGCATACTTTAGTTCAAGAAAATGATGCCATAATCCTTGCCATTGGAGCAGGAAAACCCCGGGATTTGCCCATAGAAGGTCGATCTCTCAAGGGTATTTATTTTGCTATGGACTTCTTAACTGCTAACACCAAAACCGTTTTAAATGGCAATAAAGATGGTTTAATCTCTGCGGAAGGTAAAGACGTGGTAATTATTGGGGGTGGAGATACAGGTACAGACTGTGTTGGTACGTCAGTTCGTCACGGTTGTAACAGTGTCACTCAGTTAGAAATTATGCCACAACCTCCTGAAGTAAGAGCAAAAAATAATCCTTGGCCTGAATATCCCAAAGTCTATCGCCTTGACTATGGACAGGAAGAAGCCGCAGCCAAATTTGGAAATGATCCCAGAGTTTACACTACTACTGCTACTAAATTTGAAGGAGATGAAGAAGGTAATGTGATCGCTGTTCACACTGTAGAGGTAGAATGGGCAAGAGATGATCAAGGGCGTTTTATTCCTAACCCCATAAAAGGTACAGAAAAAAGACTTCCAGCTCAATTAGTACTACTTGCCATGGGTTTTTTAGGCCCTGAACAATTTTTATTAGAGCAAATGGGATTAGAAAAAGACAATCGTAGTAATATTAAAGCCGAATATGGCGAATATGCAACAAGTATTCCCAATGTATTCGCTGCGGGAGATTGTCGTCGGGGTCAAAGCCTTGTAGTATGGGCCTTCAATGAAGGTCGTGAAGTTGCCAGAGAGTGCGATCGATTTTTAATGGGTTACTCTGATTTGCCATAA
- a CDS encoding cell division protein SepF, translating to MSNFLGKLKDIIGGGQQDYQYYEDEIETMATQDLSQEQKTVDSVAESPSETPVESSNSSRRRREKSPLKMEMSSSSYMDNSMSSVLPNNVIGMPGVSNAVNEVVVIEPHCFEEIPQVIQTLREQRCVVLNLNVMEPDEAQRAVDFVAGGTYAIDGNQERIGESIFLFTPRNVKVSTLSGNSYQVREPMVTSHTLNNSFPDPLWNDDTTEMNANLAQ from the coding sequence GTGAGCAATTTTTTAGGTAAATTAAAAGATATTATTGGTGGTGGACAACAAGACTACCAATATTATGAAGATGAGATCGAAACCATGGCAACCCAAGATTTATCTCAGGAGCAAAAAACTGTTGATTCTGTAGCTGAATCACCTTCTGAAACTCCTGTAGAATCTTCTAATTCTTCTCGTCGTCGGAGAGAAAAGTCGCCCCTAAAAATGGAAATGTCTTCATCTTCTTATATGGATAATAGTATGTCGAGTGTCCTACCAAATAATGTAATCGGAATGCCAGGAGTTAGTAACGCCGTGAATGAAGTAGTTGTAATTGAACCCCATTGTTTCGAGGAAATTCCCCAAGTAATTCAAACTTTGAGGGAACAAAGATGTGTAGTACTTAATTTGAATGTAATGGAACCAGACGAAGCGCAAAGAGCAGTGGACTTTGTCGCTGGTGGTACTTATGCGATCGATGGTAATCAAGAGAGAATTGGAGAAAGTATTTTTTTATTTACTCCTAGAAATGTTAAGGTTAGTACACTTTCTGGTAATTCCTATCAAGTTAGAGAACCAATGGTAACTAGCCATACTTTAAATAATTCTTTTCCTGATCCTCTTTGGAATGATGACACGACAGAAATGAATGCAAATCTTGCTCAATAA
- the proC gene encoding pyrroline-5-carboxylate reductase, which produces MSFKLGIIGGGVMAEAIISRLLQNNIYSADSIIVSEPLSSRRQFWQDQYGVSTTGNNQDILDNSEVLLLAIKPQIFNLVISNLHFNSGQKPLILSILAGVSLAKLANGFPDFPIVRVMPNTPAMVGQAMTALSPNKMVTETQLNVTLSLFSAIGSVISVPEYLMDGVTGLSGSGPAFVALMIEALADGGVASGLPRSIALQLATQTVLGTAELIKQQNLHPAILKDQVTSPGGTTIAGVAQLEENGFRHAVISAVTAAYKRSQELGK; this is translated from the coding sequence GTGTCTTTTAAATTAGGTATTATTGGCGGTGGAGTAATGGCAGAAGCGATTATTTCCCGTCTTCTACAAAACAACATTTATTCAGCAGATAGCATTATTGTCAGTGAACCTTTATCGAGTCGTCGTCAATTTTGGCAAGATCAATATGGTGTTTCCACTACTGGTAACAATCAAGACATTTTAGATAACTCTGAAGTGTTGCTTTTAGCAATTAAACCCCAGATTTTTAACCTAGTCATTTCCAATCTCCATTTTAACTCTGGTCAAAAACCTTTAATTTTGTCTATTTTAGCCGGAGTTTCTTTAGCAAAATTGGCGAATGGTTTTCCTGATTTTCCTATTGTGCGAGTTATGCCAAATACTCCTGCAATGGTGGGACAAGCCATGACGGCATTATCCCCCAATAAGATGGTGACGGAAACTCAATTAAATGTTACTTTATCTTTGTTTAGTGCGATCGGATCTGTAATTTCTGTCCCAGAATATTTAATGGATGGGGTGACAGGTTTATCAGGATCTGGCCCTGCTTTTGTAGCGTTGATGATTGAGGCTTTAGCTGACGGGGGAGTGGCTTCTGGTTTACCTCGATCGATCGCCCTTCAATTAGCTACTCAAACTGTACTAGGTACCGCAGAATTGATTAAACAACAAAATTTACATCCTGCTATTTTAAAAGATCAAGTTACCAGTCCGGGGGGAACTACGATCGCAGGGGTTGCACAATTGGAAGAAAATGGCTTCCGTCATGCTGTAATTTCGGCGGTGACGGCCGCCTATAAACGTTCTCAAGAATTAGGAAAGTAA